From the genome of Segatella hominis, one region includes:
- a CDS encoding ATP-binding protein, with product MVRKSNIDMLNRKIYSYLRNFFEMEKKALLVSGARQVGKTFAIRKVGKECFADVVEFNFLNNPKYREAFKSPSDAKEILLRLSALAEKKLTPGNTLVFFDEVQECPEMVTAIKFLVEEGSYRYVMSGSLLGVELKDIRSVPVGYMAEKEMFPLDFEEFAEAVGMSTGVMAHVKECYEQCKVVDEVVHNKLNDLIHLYLIVGGMPEAVQKYINTNNLQIVREAQREIMHLYGKDIAKYDPKNKLYIKDIFDLIPSELNAKNKRFILKALNEKAKFERYRNSFLWLADAGVALPTYNVEEPRLPLKLGEQRNLFKLFMNDVGLLASQYAANIAIDLLTGTTEINNGAIYENFAAQELRAHGYNLYYFNNKKQGELDFVIEDRGKVLPIEIKSGKDYKRHNALSNVMNNEEYAIPRAIVFSNGNVQVVDKILYYPIYMLMYLQPEMIKKPIFRFEPI from the coding sequence ATGGTAAGAAAAAGTAATATAGATATGCTTAACAGAAAGATATACAGCTATTTACGCAATTTCTTCGAAATGGAGAAAAAAGCTCTTCTCGTTTCAGGCGCTCGCCAGGTAGGTAAAACCTTCGCTATCCGGAAGGTTGGAAAGGAATGCTTTGCGGATGTAGTGGAGTTCAATTTTCTCAATAATCCTAAGTATAGAGAGGCTTTTAAGTCTCCTTCTGATGCTAAGGAAATCCTCCTGCGCCTTTCTGCCTTGGCAGAGAAGAAACTTACTCCAGGCAATACTCTTGTTTTCTTTGATGAGGTGCAGGAATGTCCGGAGATGGTTACTGCCATCAAATTCCTAGTAGAAGAGGGTAGCTATCGCTATGTAATGAGTGGCTCGTTGTTAGGGGTAGAGTTGAAGGACATCCGTAGCGTACCTGTTGGTTATATGGCAGAAAAAGAGATGTTTCCTCTCGATTTTGAGGAATTTGCAGAGGCTGTAGGGATGAGTACTGGAGTAATGGCTCATGTCAAGGAGTGCTATGAGCAATGCAAGGTGGTGGATGAGGTTGTGCATAATAAGCTGAATGATCTCATTCATCTTTATCTCATTGTCGGAGGAATGCCTGAGGCTGTCCAAAAGTATATTAATACGAATAATTTACAGATAGTGCGTGAGGCACAACGAGAAATCATGCACCTCTACGGAAAGGATATAGCCAAGTATGACCCAAAGAACAAGCTGTATATCAAAGATATATTCGACTTGATACCTTCAGAACTGAATGCCAAGAACAAGCGTTTTATTTTGAAGGCATTAAATGAAAAGGCAAAATTTGAGCGTTACAGAAATTCTTTCTTATGGCTAGCCGATGCTGGTGTGGCGCTCCCTACTTATAATGTAGAAGAACCTCGCTTGCCTTTAAAACTTGGTGAACAGCGCAATTTATTTAAGTTGTTCATGAACGATGTGGGGTTGTTGGCAAGCCAGTATGCGGCCAATATAGCAATCGATTTACTTACGGGTACAACAGAAATCAACAATGGAGCCATTTATGAGAATTTTGCAGCGCAAGAATTACGTGCTCACGGTTATAATCTTTATTATTTCAATAATAAGAAGCAGGGGGAACTGGACTTTGTTATAGAAGACAGAGGTAAGGTCTTGCCGATAGAAATCAAGTCGGGCAAGGATTATAAACGTCATAATGCACTCTCTAATGTGATGAACAATGAGGAGTACGCTATTCCTCGTGCCATAGTTTTCTCTAATGGCAATGTGCAGGTTGTAGACAAGATTCTCTATTACCCTATCTATATGTTAATGTATCTTCAACCCGAAATGATAAAGAAACCTATATTCAGATTTGAGCCAATATAG
- a CDS encoding family 43 glycosylhydrolase: MAQNAPQEPIVVDTPFVHDPVMAYENGKYYLYCTGHGITQMTSTDRKHWTIVPQGVLKNSEIPAWTHDSVPGFTTHIWAPDVIRFKNKWYLAYSCSTFGKNTSAIGLLSNTSLSDKDGWKDEGCLVASKGDRDNWNAIDPNFIVDEKGTPWLTWGSFWDGIQMIKLDKKTMHVKNGAKPQTIARRHAVGDTSAEPNPTSKFAGTNAIEAPFIMKHGDYYYLFVSWDYCCQGMKSTYRVAVGRSKKVFGPYLDKTGKDMREGGGTLLLEGDKKEYEAMGHCSAYSFPDGDFFFCHGYSIAKNGASILVQKKINWTKDGWLTLE, translated from the coding sequence ATGGCACAGAATGCTCCGCAGGAACCGATCGTGGTAGATACTCCTTTTGTCCACGACCCCGTAATGGCGTATGAGAATGGCAAGTACTATCTCTACTGCACAGGTCATGGCATCACGCAGATGACTTCCACCGACCGCAAGCATTGGACCATCGTTCCTCAGGGCGTGCTCAAGAACAGCGAGATTCCGGCATGGACGCATGATAGTGTACCGGGTTTTACCACGCATATCTGGGCTCCGGATGTTATCCGCTTCAAGAACAAGTGGTATCTGGCTTATTCCTGTTCTACCTTTGGCAAGAATACTTCTGCCATCGGCTTGCTGAGCAATACTTCCTTATCTGATAAGGATGGATGGAAGGATGAGGGCTGCCTCGTCGCCTCTAAGGGTGATAGAGACAACTGGAATGCCATCGATCCGAATTTCATTGTTGATGAGAAGGGAACCCCTTGGCTTACCTGGGGCTCTTTCTGGGATGGTATCCAGATGATCAAGCTGGATAAGAAGACGATGCATGTCAAGAATGGCGCCAAGCCTCAGACCATCGCCCGTCGTCATGCCGTGGGCGATACTTCTGCAGAACCGAATCCTACCTCCAAGTTTGCCGGCACCAATGCCATCGAGGCTCCTTTCATCATGAAGCATGGTGATTATTACTATCTCTTCGTCAGTTGGGATTACTGCTGCCAGGGGATGAAGAGTACTTATCGTGTTGCCGTAGGCAGAAGCAAGAAGGTTTTCGGTCCTTATCTGGACAAGACGGGTAAGGATATGCGAGAGGGTGGTGGTACCCTGCTGCTGGAAGGTGACAAGAAGGAATATGAGGCGATGGGCCATTGTTCAGCCTACTCCTTCCCTGATGGTGATTTCTTCTTCTGCCATGGTTACAGTATCGCCAAGAATGGCGCCAGCATCCTGGTTCAGAAGAAAATCAACTGGACGAAAGATGGGTGGCTGACGTTGGAATAA
- a CDS encoding glycoside hydrolase family 43 protein, producing MKKLLFSIMSLMAMNGVMAQTPVGDNDLANAYATQTITGRIAVHDPSIVMDVTGSTTNPKYYIYGSHLGRAKTYATGNYQIWNTFKTGEENTGTSNSLFADVDGKLINFKDAYTTHVIKKVKNYKGEEVAFGNFDAHGWQYKGPINVNGNWTNTANTVAGMQWAPDVIYNKTMKKWCMYMSLNGDYWCSTIVCFTSDDLEGPWIYQGPVICGGFSGKFGHNGYATADDWKNTDLAIATGCTSLPARYATPGDAYGAHWGEYWPNCIDPCVFYDDDDNLWMSYGSWSGGIYMIRLDKENGLRDYTYTFPYQINGKDATPGSYNQACTSDPYFGKKIAGGYYVSGEASYIQKVGKYYYLFMSYGGLTAAGGYQIRVFRSEKPDGPYKDCLTSTGIDAMYGKYILNFGGDAKRDEGVKLFGNYQWETMPNAELAQGHNSAIVDHKGRALIVYHTRFNNGTEGHEVRVHQLFVNQDGWLVAAPYEFSGETYTDKDIATQQLYDATKVEGDYQIIAHPYRQNTAAMDYEKPVTIHLNADGSISGEYTGKWELVSGTSYINLTLKGVATANAEVKFKGVLTEQTIDYTNIKALCFTALSSSDGLATSGGASLQTRGLSIWGSKADAKAAIKYTLDKTSVLFADGATLNSMPKLPTEGHLGATISWKSSNPSILTDEGVVKGKGKVTLTMTISKDGYEYTKDYTLNIDAEAEETTPVYYPESSVKNTTSGWWLNFSPYYELQAGKKMQFKFYNYSDMSAAWNNWCLAATQIKREDAGYGADKEYFVIRNDFFGWGGSYNASGFTHDFDTSDEMNVFIKDMNGSLVDMTVSLTAAGVFKMESTITTTTNKVYHYTYTTTLTAKPSKIVLFFVNEKSYIDGSSLSTGISNPIIIQKKNDGKWFNLSGQQVDKSYKGVVIVNGKKFVNK from the coding sequence ATGAAGAAGTTATTATTTTCTATCATGAGTCTGATGGCGATGAACGGAGTTATGGCTCAGACGCCTGTCGGCGATAATGATCTGGCTAATGCATACGCTACCCAAACGATAACAGGGCGCATCGCGGTGCATGACCCTTCTATCGTGATGGATGTAACGGGCTCCACGACCAATCCTAAATATTATATCTATGGTTCGCATCTCGGCAGAGCCAAGACTTATGCTACGGGCAACTATCAGATATGGAACACCTTCAAAACGGGTGAGGAGAATACCGGAACCAGCAACAGTCTTTTTGCTGATGTGGATGGAAAACTGATTAATTTTAAAGATGCTTACACCACTCACGTCATCAAAAAGGTGAAGAACTATAAGGGCGAGGAGGTTGCTTTCGGTAACTTCGATGCTCATGGATGGCAGTATAAAGGACCTATCAACGTGAATGGCAACTGGACTAACACAGCCAATACCGTAGCCGGAATGCAGTGGGCTCCTGATGTCATCTACAACAAGACCATGAAGAAATGGTGTATGTACATGAGTCTGAATGGTGATTATTGGTGCTCTACTATCGTATGTTTTACTTCCGATGATTTGGAAGGTCCATGGATATATCAAGGGCCTGTTATCTGTGGCGGTTTTTCTGGTAAGTTCGGTCATAATGGCTATGCTACAGCTGATGATTGGAAGAATACCGATTTGGCGATTGCTACAGGATGCACTTCGCTTCCTGCCCGCTATGCTACTCCAGGCGATGCTTATGGTGCTCACTGGGGAGAATACTGGCCAAACTGCATCGACCCATGCGTGTTCTATGATGATGACGATAATCTCTGGATGAGCTATGGCTCCTGGTCGGGTGGTATCTATATGATTAGATTAGATAAGGAGAATGGCCTTCGCGATTATACTTATACTTTCCCTTATCAGATTAACGGCAAGGATGCAACTCCTGGCTCCTACAATCAGGCTTGCACTTCTGACCCTTACTTCGGTAAGAAGATTGCCGGTGGATATTATGTTTCCGGCGAGGCAAGCTATATCCAGAAGGTAGGTAAGTACTATTATCTCTTTATGAGTTATGGCGGTTTGACGGCTGCCGGTGGCTATCAGATTCGTGTTTTCCGCTCTGAGAAACCTGACGGACCTTATAAGGACTGTCTGACCTCTACGGGCATTGATGCCATGTATGGCAAGTATATCCTCAACTTCGGTGGTGATGCCAAGCGCGACGAGGGTGTGAAACTCTTCGGTAACTACCAGTGGGAAACCATGCCTAATGCTGAACTGGCTCAGGGACATAATTCAGCCATTGTAGACCATAAGGGACGAGCACTCATCGTTTACCATACCCGTTTCAATAATGGCACAGAGGGGCATGAGGTTCGCGTGCATCAGCTCTTCGTAAACCAGGACGGCTGGTTGGTTGCTGCACCTTACGAGTTTAGCGGCGAGACTTATACCGATAAGGATATTGCTACCCAGCAGCTCTATGATGCAACAAAGGTAGAGGGTGATTATCAGATCATAGCTCATCCTTACCGTCAGAATACGGCGGCAATGGATTATGAGAAGCCTGTTACCATCCATCTCAATGCAGATGGTTCTATCTCGGGTGAGTATACCGGTAAATGGGAACTGGTGAGCGGAACAAGCTACATCAATCTTACCTTGAAGGGTGTTGCTACAGCCAATGCAGAGGTGAAGTTTAAGGGTGTGCTTACTGAGCAGACCATCGATTATACCAATATCAAGGCTCTTTGCTTTACAGCTCTCAGTTCTTCTGACGGTTTGGCTACATCGGGTGGTGCCAGTTTGCAGACTCGCGGTTTGAGTATCTGGGGAAGCAAGGCTGATGCCAAGGCGGCTATCAAATATACATTGGATAAGACCAGCGTTCTTTTCGCAGATGGTGCTACTTTGAATTCTATGCCAAAACTCCCAACAGAGGGGCATCTCGGTGCTACCATTTCATGGAAGTCAAGTAATCCTTCTATTCTGACCGATGAGGGCGTAGTAAAAGGCAAGGGTAAGGTTACTCTGACCATGACTATTAGCAAGGATGGTTATGAATATACTAAGGATTATACCCTGAACATCGATGCTGAGGCTGAGGAAACGACTCCGGTTTACTATCCGGAATCTTCTGTAAAGAATACTACTTCAGGATGGTGGCTCAACTTCTCTCCTTACTACGAGTTGCAGGCAGGCAAGAAGATGCAGTTCAAGTTCTATAACTATAGTGATATGTCTGCGGCATGGAACAACTGGTGCTTGGCGGCTACCCAGATAAAGCGCGAAGATGCTGGCTATGGAGCAGATAAGGAGTACTTCGTTATCAGAAATGATTTCTTCGGATGGGGTGGAAGCTATAATGCTTCCGGATTCACCCACGATTTTGATACGAGCGACGAAATGAATGTATTCATAAAGGATATGAATGGCTCTTTGGTTGATATGACAGTTAGCTTGACTGCTGCAGGCGTATTCAAGATGGAATCTACCATCACGACTACAACCAACAAGGTATATCATTATACCTATACCACCACATTGACGGCTAAGCCATCTAAGATTGTTCTCTTCTTCGTGAACGAGAAGTCTTACATCGACGGCTCAAGCCTTTCTACAGGCATCTCGAACCCTATCATCATCCAGAAGAAGAATGATGGCAAGTGGTTCAACCTCTCCGGTCAGCAGGTAGACAAGAGCTACAAGGGTGTAGTGATTGTGAACGGAAAGAAATTTGTGAACAAGTAA
- a CDS encoding RagB/SusD family nutrient uptake outer membrane protein: MKKILVNISLAMLAVGGMTSCSDILDKEVDLTYTDENIYSNYDRTRGVLANAYTYLPDAFAGYTDGQFRAASRDCMTDNAISYWNVHYYHSVLNDSYDAKNHWFAENYWSNDLKGIRVCNDFISKARESVIGNAEKSGDDNKLCDRYKAEARFIRAILHFDMIGYFGAVPIEDHVLDNAEAASITRTPAPEALKWVADECDAIIKSGALPFRYSNENENWGRINGAAVYALKSRALLYRASALNNPTNDVTWWQEAADAALAFINANKSSANPYRLYTTDDNNPNKNYYECFTSTPHLNPEYILSRSEWNTREIEMFNTPCGFSGNVNSTGRVNPTQNLVDSYETINGLPIDQDPSYNDQDPYKNRDPRLEQTIFHQGSIWGDKSQDEERAVDVSVGGKDYQDLHGGTTTGYYSKKFVHNMSFKNPTTFVTACPIFRYAEILLNAAEALNEAKGPDAAYDYVNQVRARVGMPAYKGMTKEQLRERIRNERRIELAFEDHRFFDERRWKLFDGKSAATEKSEPRYKQVYNIYSVVVTPNESQVYTYRNDNTHPTRAFSIPKNYYFPVPDDTYKKNPNLGQNAGWELSDAPKKDDTTEGGETTEGETTGK; encoded by the coding sequence ATGAAAAAGATATTAGTTAATATATCATTGGCGATGCTGGCTGTAGGAGGTATGACCTCCTGCAGCGACATCCTCGATAAGGAAGTCGACTTGACTTATACTGACGAGAACATCTACAGCAACTACGACCGTACCCGTGGTGTCTTGGCAAATGCCTATACCTATTTGCCTGATGCCTTTGCGGGATATACCGATGGTCAGTTCCGTGCTGCTTCTCGTGACTGTATGACCGATAATGCCATCTCTTACTGGAATGTGCATTACTATCACAGTGTGTTGAACGATTCATATGATGCCAAGAACCACTGGTTTGCTGAGAATTATTGGAGCAACGATCTGAAGGGCATCCGTGTCTGCAACGACTTCATTTCAAAGGCACGTGAGAGTGTCATCGGAAATGCAGAGAAGAGCGGTGACGACAACAAACTCTGCGATCGTTACAAGGCAGAGGCGCGTTTCATTCGTGCCATCCTTCATTTCGATATGATTGGCTATTTCGGTGCAGTGCCTATCGAGGATCATGTGTTGGATAATGCAGAGGCTGCTTCTATCACCCGTACTCCAGCTCCTGAAGCATTGAAATGGGTAGCTGATGAATGCGATGCCATCATCAAGAGTGGTGCACTCCCATTCCGTTACAGCAATGAAAATGAGAACTGGGGACGTATCAATGGTGCTGCTGTCTATGCATTGAAGTCAAGAGCATTGCTCTATCGTGCTTCTGCACTGAACAATCCTACAAATGATGTTACCTGGTGGCAGGAAGCTGCTGATGCAGCCCTCGCTTTCATCAATGCCAACAAGAGTTCTGCCAACCCTTACCGTCTTTACACAACAGACGATAACAATCCTAACAAGAACTATTATGAGTGCTTCACCAGTACCCCTCACCTGAATCCTGAGTACATCCTCAGCCGTAGTGAGTGGAATACCCGTGAGATTGAGATGTTCAATACTCCTTGTGGTTTTTCTGGTAACGTGAACTCTACCGGTCGTGTAAACCCTACACAGAATCTGGTTGATTCTTACGAGACCATCAATGGTCTTCCTATCGACCAGGATCCTTCTTACAACGACCAGGATCCATACAAGAACCGTGACCCACGTCTGGAGCAGACCATCTTCCACCAGGGAAGTATCTGGGGTGACAAGAGTCAGGACGAGGAGCGTGCCGTGGATGTATCTGTAGGTGGCAAAGACTACCAGGATCTTCATGGTGGTACCACTACCGGTTACTACTCTAAGAAGTTCGTTCACAATATGAGCTTCAAGAACCCTACCACATTCGTTACCGCTTGCCCTATCTTCCGCTATGCGGAGATTCTGCTTAATGCAGCAGAGGCATTGAACGAGGCAAAGGGTCCTGATGCTGCCTACGACTATGTGAACCAGGTTCGTGCCCGTGTGGGTATGCCTGCTTACAAGGGTATGACCAAGGAGCAGCTTCGTGAGCGTATCCGCAATGAGCGCCGCATCGAGTTGGCTTTCGAGGATCACCGTTTCTTCGATGAGCGCCGCTGGAAATTGTTTGATGGCAAGAGTGCTGCTACAGAGAAGAGTGAGCCACGCTACAAGCAGGTTTACAACATCTATAGCGTTGTTGTAACTCCTAATGAGAGCCAGGTATATACTTATCGCAACGATAATACCCATCCTACTCGTGCGTTCTCTATTCCTAAGAATTATTACTTCCCAGTGCCTGATGACACTTACAAGAAGAATCCTAACTTAGGACAGAATGCAGGTTGGGAACTCTCTGATGCTCCTAAGAAGGACGACACCACTGAAGGTGGCGAGACTACTGAGGGTGAAACAACCGGTAAGTAA